ACGCCGCTTTGCGCCGCAATAACGGTGCTGTTGCCGATCTCCACGTTATGCGCGATCTGGATCAGGTTATCCAGCTTCACGCCTGCATGGATCACGGTGGAGCCCATGGTAGCCCTGTCTATGGTCGTGTTCGCGCCGATCTCTACATCGTCATGGATCACCACATTCCCTACCTGCGGTACCTTTTTATAAGTGCCGTCCGCCTGCGGGGCAAAACCGAAGCCATCGCCGCCGATCACGCAGCCGGCATGCAGGATCACCCTGTTGCCCACCACACTGTTATCATACAGCTTCACGCCCGGATATAATACCGTGCCATTGCCGATCTTTACATTATCCCCAAGGTACACGCCGGGGTATATCTTTACATTGTCGCCCAGCACCACATTCTCACCGAGATAGGCAAAAGCGCCGATGAACACGCCCTGACCCATTTTTACCGTGGGCGGAACGTGCGAAGGCTGCTGAATGCCGGTCTTGGCGCCAGCTCCTACCATCTGCTGGTATTTTTCCAGCAACAGGGCAAAGGCGCTGTAGGCATCCTTCACCCGTATCAGGGTAGGCTTTATACTGCCTTCGATCACGAGGGAATCATTCACGATCAGGATAGAAGCCTGTGTGGAATAGAGGAATTCCTCGTATTTCGGATTGGCGATAAAGCTCAGCATACCATCCCCCGCTTCCTCTATCTTCGCGATATTGTGCACCTTCACTTCCGGGTCACCTTCCAGTTTCCCGTTCAGTATGGTAGCCAGCTGTAATGCGCTAAATTGCATAGTTATAAATTAAAATGTTTCACTCCGGGCTGCCGCTGCAAGATATAAATATATTCCGTAACATATTAAGTACCTATAAATCGTTGTTAGCCTAGATTTTTGGATGACAAATGTAGAATTTTTTTATCGGTCTTGCCAATGTATGCGATATAAGCGCATTATCTATCGAAGAAATGTCCCTTACAGTGCCATCCTTGAATAAAATATTGATCTGTTCGTCGCCGTCATTATAGGCCCTGAGGCTGGCCGTATCCGTAAATACGAAGTATTCCGCCTCGGCATCCGTCAGGTCCCACCGCCTTTTCACCTTGTCCCTCAGCGCTTCCACCTGCTGCGTGGTAGCAGTCTCCTCGGTGAAGGTCACCTTGAAAAGCTGGCGGTTCACCAGCCACTGGCAAAGCAGGCTCAGCACCTTGTCCTCATGCTGCATCCAGACCTTGATAGCGCTCATGATGTCGTAATCGTCCAGCAGGCAGAACTGCAGCAGGCATTCCTCGTCATTCTCGAACGCTTCCCGGCTGATGCGGTTGTATAAAAAGTATTGCAGCGCCGGGGAGGCAAAAAGTTCTTTTCCGCTGATAGCCAGCACTTTAGCTCTGTGCAGTACTTTTACCAGCATGTTCTCCGCGCTCAGCACCGTTTTATGCAGGTACACCTGCCAGTACATCAGCCGCCTCGCCACAATGAACTTTTCTATAGAATAGATACCTTTTTCCTCCACCATCAGTTCGCCATTGAACACGGTCAGCATCTTGATGATACGGTCGTAGCTGATAACGCCTTCGGAAACGCCGGTATAAAAGCTGTCCCGGCTCAGGTAATCCATCCTGTCCACATCCAGCTGGCTGGAAACCAGCTGGTGCAGGAAATGCTTGTGATAGCGGTCGTTGAAGATATCCAGTGTCAGGTCCAGCGCACCGTTCATTTCGCGGTTGAGCACCTGCATGAGCAACTGGGATATCTCTTCGTGGGACACATCTTCCACCAGCGCATGTTCCAGCGCATGG
This genomic stretch from Chitinophaga sp. XS-30 harbors:
- the lpxD gene encoding UDP-3-O-(3-hydroxymyristoyl)glucosamine N-acyltransferase; protein product: MQFSALQLATILNGKLEGDPEVKVHNIAKIEEAGDGMLSFIANPKYEEFLYSTQASILIVNDSLVIEGSIKPTLIRVKDAYSAFALLLEKYQQMVGAGAKTGIQQPSHVPPTVKMGQGVFIGAFAYLGENVVLGDNVKIYPGVYLGDNVKIGNGTVLYPGVKLYDNSVVGNRVILHAGCVIGGDGFGFAPQADGTYKKVPQVGNVVIHDDVEIGANTTIDRATMGSTVIHAGVKLDNLIQIAHNVEIGNSTVIAAQSGVSGSTKIGKNCVIGGQVGIVGHIQIADGTKINAQSGLSKSITTPNTSLTGSPAYDYKSSLKSQAIFRNLPDLEKRVKELEDMVKQFLSEREGV
- a CDS encoding HD domain-containing protein, with translation MHTRFHHSMGAYHLMSCALSELKGKGVAITEDEEVAAKMAILLHDIGHGPYSHALEHALVEDVSHEEISQLLMQVLNREMNGALDLTLDIFNDRYHKHFLHQLVSSQLDVDRMDYLSRDSFYTGVSEGVISYDRIIKMLTVFNGELMVEEKGIYSIEKFIVARRLMYWQVYLHKTVLSAENMLVKVLHRAKVLAISGKELFASPALQYFLYNRISREAFENDEECLLQFCLLDDYDIMSAIKVWMQHEDKVLSLLCQWLVNRQLFKVTFTEETATTQQVEALRDKVKRRWDLTDAEAEYFVFTDTASLRAYNDGDEQINILFKDGTVRDISSIDNALISHTLARPIKKFYICHPKI